Proteins encoded within one genomic window of Neoarius graeffei isolate fNeoGra1 chromosome 18, fNeoGra1.pri, whole genome shotgun sequence:
- the LOC132866634 gene encoding zinc finger BED domain-containing protein 5-like, whose amino-acid sequence MRKASTTSAKALEASYAMSLLIAKAKKLFTIGEELLLPAAVVLAETMLDKNAVEKFKTVPLSNDSVCCRVDKMGTDIVEQVVAKLSNSFSLQLDESTDVSRNAQLVAFVRYVDTDDICEHILFCKTLEGKKTGEDIFNVFNTFFCENGFSWKSCSSICTDAAASMTGSARGLIAHIKKENTDVKWTHCVIHREALASKKMSPELHDILNDTIKVVNFIKSRPLNAHLFRHLCENMGAEHTQLLLHTEVCWLSRGRILNRLLELRPEVTTFLNDHKSPHATLFQDTDWLVKLCYLADICSKLNELNMSRQGKDTSILNFYDKVGSFLKKAELWRGACAQGNFTCFPQVDDFLSGKDVNRAPVKSLIVGHLANLIQNFHSYFSEIEEKSAQLDWVRNPFLLSEANRSKLPVADQEKLLEVSSDRGLQMKFATSTLTQFWVYVKQECPDLGQKALEQLLLFASTYL is encoded by the coding sequence ATGCGGAAAGCATCCACGACATCAGCCAAAGCCCTGGAGGCCTCTTATGCTATGTCTTTGCTCATAGCTAAAGCCAAGAAACTGTTCACTATAGGTGAAGAGCTGCTTCTTCCAGCTGCTGTTGTGCTGGCTGAGACGATGCTGGACAAAAACGCAGTGGAGAAATTCAAGACTGTGCCTTTGTCGAATGACTCTGTTTGCTGCAGAGTAGACAAAATGGGAACAGACATTGTCGAGCAAGTTGTAGCAAAACTTAGCAACTCTTTTTCCCTCCAGCTGGATGAGTCCACAGATGTCAGTAGAAATGCACAACTTGTAGCTTTTGTGAGATACGTCGATACTGACGACATTTGTGAGCACATACTATTTTGCAAAACTCTCGAAGGGAAAAAAACAGGAGAGGATATTTTTAATGTTTTCAACACCTTCTTCTGTGAAAACGGCTTCAGCTGGAAATCTTGCAGCAGCATCTGCACGGACGCAGCAGCATCAATGACGGGCAGCGCAAGAGGACTCATAGCACACATAAAAAAGGAAAATACCGACGTGAAGTGGACTCACTGTGTGATACACAGGGAGGCATTGGCGTCCAAGAAAATGAGCCCTGAGTTACATGACATTTTAAATGACACCATCAAAGTGGTTAACTTTATCAAATCGAGGCCACTTAATGCACACCTTTTTCGCCACCTCTGTGAAAATATGGGAGCTGAACACACACAGCTGCTGCTCCACACAGAAGTGTGCTGGCTCTCTCGAGGAAGAATACTCAACCGGTTGTTGGAATTACGACCTGAGGTAACCACCTTTCTGAATGACCACAAATCCCCCCATGCCACCTTATTCCAAGACACAGACTGGCTGGTAAAGCTGTGCTATCTGGCAGATATATGCAGCAAACTGAACGAACTGAATATGTCTCGACAAGGCAAAGACACCAGCATTTTAAATTTCTATGATAAGGTGGGCAGCTTCCTGAAGAAAGCAGAGCTGTGGAGAGGGGCCTGTGCACAGGGAAATTTCACCTGCTTTCCTCAGGTGGATGATTTTCTCTCTGGTAAGGATGTGAACAGAGCTCCAGTCAAGTCCCTCATAGTGGGACATTTGGCCAACCTGATTCAAAATTTTCATTCCTACTTTTCTGAAATAGAGGAGAAATCTGCACAGCTGGACTGGGTCAGAAACCCCTTTCTCTTGTCTGAAGCAAACAGAAGCAAGCTACCTGTTGCTGATCAGGAAAAACTCTTGGAAGTGTCATCTGACCGTGGCCTCCAGATGAAGTTTGCCACATCCACACTCACACAGTTTTGGGTGTATGTGAAGCAGGAGTGCCCTGACCTGGGACAGAAAGCTTTGGAGCAGCTACTACTCTTTGCCTCCACATatttatag